The following are encoded together in the Cryptosporangium phraense genome:
- a CDS encoding acyl-CoA dehydrogenase produces the protein MPLALTEDHRQLADVVRSFADAQGLRRATREALTSPAAPNTAWKQMADLGWIGLHLPEAHGGSDGGLPELAVIAEQLGAVPAPGPFLPAVAAGAVLAAVAPESELLPGVADGSRIVVLGLAGALTDENGTVSGSVGPVPGARWAEAALVRVGEEDLALVPLAEATAEPTPGLDPSLGAARLHVAGAGVVVFPGAARVAVRVGRALAAAEAAGGAQATLAMALEYAKVREQFGRVIGSFQAVKHHLANMLVDAETATATAWDAARAAGGDPDQADLAAAVAAATALRAYQSNAQKAIQILGGIGFTFEHDAHLYLRRAVTLAALWGPVAQAEDDVTAAARAGVQRVYAVDLPPEAEEYRSEARAFLETFHAAPADGRRRLLVESGYLVPHWPKPWGRAARAVEQLVIEEEFADVDVPQLGIGGWVTLTISQHADPEQIDRWIPASLAGDLVWCQLFSEPGAGSDAAAVQTRGIKVEGGWRVTGQKVWTSGAQYCNRGLATVRTDPEAPKHQGITAMVVDLKAPGVEVRPLREITGAAMFNEVFFTDVFVPDEDVVGEVDAGWTVARATLGNERVSIGSERSISAGAASLLRVVEKYDVGDVAELRELGRLIAVEQAARLLNLRMVVRAVSGSTEPSIEGALTKLIAAELAQSIGELGLRLAGPAAVDGSNAAISTGYLYSRAMTIAGGTSEISRNVISERLLGLPRDPLNR, from the coding sequence ATGCCTCTCGCGTTGACCGAAGACCACCGGCAGCTGGCCGACGTCGTTCGCTCGTTCGCCGATGCGCAGGGTCTGCGCCGGGCGACCCGCGAGGCGCTGACGTCGCCGGCCGCGCCGAACACCGCGTGGAAGCAGATGGCCGACCTCGGGTGGATCGGGCTGCACCTCCCGGAGGCGCACGGCGGGTCCGACGGCGGGTTGCCGGAGCTCGCGGTCATCGCCGAGCAGCTCGGGGCGGTGCCGGCGCCCGGGCCGTTCCTGCCCGCGGTGGCGGCCGGGGCGGTGCTGGCCGCGGTGGCGCCGGAGTCGGAGCTGCTGCCCGGGGTGGCCGACGGGTCGCGGATCGTCGTGCTGGGGCTGGCCGGGGCGTTGACCGACGAGAACGGCACGGTGTCGGGGTCGGTCGGGCCGGTACCCGGGGCTCGTTGGGCCGAGGCGGCGCTGGTGCGGGTGGGGGAGGAGGATCTCGCGCTGGTGCCGCTGGCCGAGGCGACGGCGGAGCCGACCCCCGGCCTCGACCCGTCCCTGGGCGCAGCTCGCCTGCACGTGGCCGGCGCGGGGGTTGTCGTTTTTCCCGGGGCTGCGCGGGTTGCGGTGCGGGTGGGGCGGGCGTTGGCCGCGGCCGAGGCGGCCGGTGGCGCGCAGGCCACGCTGGCGATGGCGCTCGAGTACGCGAAGGTGCGCGAACAGTTCGGCCGCGTCATCGGCAGCTTCCAGGCGGTGAAGCACCACCTCGCGAACATGCTCGTCGACGCCGAGACCGCCACCGCCACCGCCTGGGACGCGGCCCGCGCCGCCGGGGGAGACCCCGACCAGGCCGACCTGGCCGCCGCCGTGGCCGCCGCCACCGCCCTCCGCGCCTACCAGTCCAACGCCCAGAAGGCGATCCAGATCCTCGGCGGCATCGGGTTCACGTTCGAGCACGACGCCCACCTCTACCTGCGCCGCGCGGTCACGCTCGCCGCCCTCTGGGGCCCGGTCGCTCAGGCCGAGGACGACGTCACGGCCGCGGCCCGGGCCGGCGTCCAGCGCGTCTACGCCGTCGACCTGCCGCCCGAGGCGGAGGAGTACCGGTCCGAGGCGCGGGCGTTCCTCGAGACGTTCCACGCCGCTCCGGCCGACGGACGGCGCCGGCTGCTCGTCGAATCCGGGTACCTCGTGCCGCACTGGCCGAAGCCCTGGGGTCGGGCCGCCCGTGCGGTCGAGCAACTGGTCATCGAGGAGGAGTTCGCGGACGTCGACGTCCCGCAGCTGGGCATCGGCGGCTGGGTCACGCTGACGATCAGCCAGCACGCCGACCCCGAGCAGATCGACCGCTGGATCCCGGCCAGCCTGGCCGGTGACCTGGTCTGGTGCCAGCTGTTCAGCGAGCCCGGGGCCGGCTCGGACGCCGCCGCCGTACAGACTCGCGGGATCAAGGTCGAGGGTGGCTGGCGCGTCACGGGCCAGAAGGTCTGGACGAGCGGGGCCCAGTACTGCAACCGCGGGCTGGCGACCGTCCGCACCGACCCGGAGGCGCCGAAGCATCAGGGCATCACCGCGATGGTCGTGGACCTGAAGGCGCCCGGCGTCGAGGTGCGTCCGCTGCGCGAGATCACCGGCGCCGCGATGTTCAACGAGGTGTTCTTCACCGACGTCTTCGTGCCCGACGAGGACGTCGTGGGGGAGGTCGACGCCGGGTGGACCGTCGCCCGCGCGACGCTCGGGAACGAGCGGGTGTCGATCGGCAGCGAGCGCAGCATCAGCGCCGGGGCCGCGTCTCTGCTGCGGGTGGTCGAGAAGTACGACGTCGGCGACGTCGCCGAGCTGCGCGAACTGGGCCGCTTGATCGCGGTCGAGCAGGCCGCCCGGCTGCTGAACCTGCGGATGGTCGTGCGGGCGGTCTCCGGGAGCACCGAGCCGAGCATCGAGGGGGCGCTCACCAAGCTGATCGCGGCCGAACTCGCGCAGTCGATCGGCGAGCTCGGCCTGCGGCTGGCCGGCCCGGCCGCGGTCGACGGCTCGAACGCGGCGATCTCCACCGGCTACCTCTACTCCCGGGCCATGACGATCGCCGGCGGCACCTCCGAGATCAGCCGCAACGTCATCAGCGAACGCCTCCTCGGCCTCCCCCGAGACCCGCTCAACCGCTGA
- a CDS encoding FtsX-like permease family protein has product MLGRLMLVIRLLGRDLRRRRTESLLLLTAITAATATLTLGIASNVVVTDAYAQTAAATAGPDVVARTQGVGPAALDALERVAYADGVTGSSGPFPVAFLLLRAHGKTVHAVVEGRDRRPAAVDRPAVTDGGWVRPGGVVVERAFADALRVKPGESVLIGGHSVRVEGIGITAARPPFPNAGWHEPWTIQGESGGAIWADRSDLAALAGDQPLSYTLNLTLRDPSVYETLPRPEEDRIDYFSAEFFADRFQRVAEPVRTALLIGSWLLAGLAVAGVAGIVAGRVVGQRRRVGLLKAVGAGPGTVAVVHLAEYLVIGLAAAGLGLLAGWFAAPALTSPGAGVVGTVGVHPPPLRAAVAAVLLAVAIAVAATMVPVVRAAFTSTLRALADAPAAPRRRGWRVRVSRRLPTPVLLGVRINARRPRRAGLVTINAFITTTGLAAVLAVHAQRRVLDHLGPTVLADPRTERLHEALFVVAAVLCGLALLNAAVSTWSAVLDARQPLAVARTLGATPRQAGIGMAVAQLLPAVPGVVVGLFAGQALYLLNDDGAVRYASGAALAGIGGGVLVVMAGLTVLPALAAARRPVAESLSG; this is encoded by the coding sequence GTGCTGGGACGCCTGATGCTCGTGATCCGCTTACTCGGGCGCGATCTGCGCCGCCGCCGGACCGAATCGCTGCTGCTCCTGACCGCGATCACGGCCGCGACCGCGACGCTGACGCTGGGCATCGCGTCGAACGTGGTCGTCACCGACGCCTACGCGCAGACGGCCGCGGCGACCGCGGGTCCGGACGTCGTCGCGCGGACCCAGGGCGTCGGCCCGGCGGCGCTCGACGCCCTCGAGAGGGTGGCCTACGCGGACGGCGTCACCGGCTCCAGCGGGCCGTTCCCGGTCGCGTTCCTGCTGCTTCGGGCGCACGGGAAGACCGTCCACGCGGTCGTCGAGGGCCGGGACCGGCGGCCGGCCGCCGTCGACCGGCCCGCGGTGACCGACGGCGGGTGGGTACGCCCCGGCGGGGTGGTGGTCGAGCGGGCGTTCGCGGACGCGCTGAGGGTGAAGCCGGGCGAGTCCGTGCTGATCGGGGGCCACTCGGTGCGCGTGGAGGGAATCGGGATCACCGCGGCCCGGCCGCCGTTCCCGAACGCCGGATGGCACGAGCCGTGGACGATCCAGGGCGAGTCCGGCGGCGCGATCTGGGCCGACCGGAGCGATCTCGCCGCGCTCGCCGGCGACCAGCCGCTCTCGTACACGCTGAACCTGACGCTCCGCGATCCGTCGGTGTACGAGACGCTGCCCCGCCCGGAGGAGGACCGGATCGACTACTTCTCGGCAGAATTCTTCGCCGACCGCTTCCAGCGGGTGGCCGAGCCGGTGCGGACCGCGCTGCTGATCGGGAGCTGGCTGCTCGCCGGGCTCGCGGTGGCCGGGGTCGCGGGCATCGTCGCGGGGCGGGTCGTCGGGCAGCGCCGCCGGGTCGGGCTGCTGAAGGCGGTCGGGGCCGGTCCGGGCACGGTCGCGGTCGTGCACCTGGCCGAGTACCTGGTCATCGGGCTGGCCGCGGCCGGTCTCGGCCTGCTGGCCGGCTGGTTCGCCGCGCCCGCGCTGACCAGCCCGGGCGCGGGCGTCGTCGGTACGGTCGGTGTCCATCCGCCGCCGCTGCGCGCCGCCGTCGCGGCGGTGCTGCTCGCGGTCGCGATCGCGGTCGCCGCGACCATGGTCCCGGTGGTGCGGGCCGCGTTCACCAGCACGCTTCGTGCTCTGGCGGACGCCCCGGCCGCGCCGCGGCGCCGGGGCTGGCGGGTCCGGGTGTCCCGGCGGTTGCCGACGCCGGTGCTGCTCGGCGTCCGGATCAACGCGCGCCGCCCGCGCCGGGCCGGCCTGGTCACGATCAACGCGTTCATCACGACGACGGGGCTCGCGGCCGTGCTCGCCGTGCACGCCCAGCGCCGGGTGCTCGACCATCTCGGTCCGACCGTGCTCGCGGATCCCCGGACCGAGCGGCTGCACGAGGCGCTGTTCGTCGTCGCGGCCGTGCTGTGCGGGCTCGCGCTGCTCAACGCGGCCGTCAGCACGTGGAGCGCGGTCCTCGACGCCCGGCAGCCGCTGGCCGTCGCCCGCACGCTCGGCGCGACCCCACGGCAGGCCGGGATCGGCATGGCGGTGGCCCAGTTGCTGCCTGCGGTGCCGGGGGTGGTGGTGGGGTTGTTCGCCGGGCAGGCGCTGTATCTGCTGAATGACGACGGGGCGGTGCGGTACGCGTCGGGGGCGGCGCTGGCCGGGATCGGGGGTGGGGTGTTGGTGGTGATGGCCGGGTTGACCGTCCTTCCGGCCCTGGCCGCGGCCCGCCGCCCGGTAGCCGAGTCGCTCAGCGGTTGA
- a CDS encoding sensor histidine kinase translates to MREHPALRAVLTGLLAGLLAYAFGYPYWTDYQLWGLIVAAECALTAGAGMILRTSSTSASSGDLITLAGFAWALNWSSAWDAGWFPVASDFAQASFFLLLSVGVLLYPTGRLQTRAERVWVAAAVVVLIGGELIYTLLTRPEWIGYDSDVVWPTFFADRPAFDVAQQVIAVGYIVLAAGYAVVLILRARRTTRGPQRVIIPALLGVAAMGVVAAIVELGAAMTDTQVAVVAGLVQGTASLVIPVALLGVGVYRQWLVAQVAHKLVRLARPASVAQVRAALRIVLDDPTLDLLLWAPGPQRWVDAEGRVRVPSLTGAPPQPSDDDRWLVPVMSAAGRPLAVVDAHPTQRLHEPLVRAAIVAGTPALETAQLQAVVQAQLEQTRVAQAATLVAEAKARRQMERDLHDGVQTGLSALAMQLAAAHALSGDDTLRACRDLLDGVLGDLRMFVRGINPAVLEADGLGGALRAVAERFPGLVDVEADDVRYRPQVEQALFFTLNEAVANAVRHAGASRILVRVDAEPDWLTGSVSDDGSGTAQWSPTGGLAGIRDRIELVGGTVELDSAPRSGTRVCVRVPMQMAAAE, encoded by the coding sequence ATGCGCGAGCATCCGGCACTCAGGGCGGTCCTCACCGGACTGCTCGCCGGACTGCTCGCCTACGCGTTCGGCTACCCCTACTGGACCGACTACCAGCTCTGGGGCCTGATCGTCGCGGCCGAGTGCGCGCTGACCGCGGGCGCCGGGATGATCCTGCGCACGTCCTCGACCAGCGCGTCCAGCGGCGACCTGATAACGCTGGCCGGGTTCGCCTGGGCGCTCAACTGGTCCAGCGCCTGGGACGCCGGGTGGTTCCCGGTCGCCTCCGACTTCGCCCAGGCGTCGTTCTTCCTGCTGCTGTCGGTCGGCGTCCTGCTGTACCCGACCGGCCGGCTGCAGACCCGCGCCGAGCGCGTCTGGGTCGCGGCCGCCGTCGTCGTCCTGATCGGCGGCGAGTTGATCTACACGCTGCTGACCCGTCCGGAGTGGATCGGCTACGACTCCGACGTCGTCTGGCCGACGTTCTTCGCCGACCGGCCCGCGTTCGACGTCGCCCAGCAGGTGATCGCGGTCGGCTACATCGTGCTGGCGGCCGGGTACGCGGTGGTGCTGATCCTGCGGGCCCGGCGCACCACCCGCGGTCCGCAGCGGGTGATCATCCCGGCGCTGCTGGGCGTGGCCGCGATGGGCGTCGTCGCGGCGATCGTCGAGCTGGGCGCGGCGATGACCGACACCCAGGTCGCGGTCGTCGCCGGGCTCGTGCAGGGCACCGCGTCGCTGGTCATCCCGGTCGCGCTGCTGGGCGTCGGCGTGTACCGGCAGTGGCTGGTCGCGCAGGTCGCGCACAAGCTGGTCCGGCTGGCCCGTCCGGCGTCGGTGGCGCAGGTCCGGGCCGCGCTGCGCATCGTGCTCGACGACCCGACGCTCGACCTGCTGCTCTGGGCGCCCGGTCCGCAGCGCTGGGTCGACGCCGAGGGCCGGGTCCGGGTCCCGTCGCTCACCGGCGCACCGCCCCAGCCGTCCGACGACGACCGCTGGCTGGTGCCGGTGATGTCGGCGGCCGGGCGTCCGCTCGCGGTCGTCGACGCCCACCCGACGCAGCGCCTGCACGAGCCGCTGGTGCGGGCCGCGATCGTGGCCGGCACGCCCGCGCTCGAGACCGCCCAGCTGCAGGCCGTCGTCCAGGCCCAGCTCGAACAGACGCGCGTCGCGCAGGCGGCGACGCTGGTCGCCGAGGCCAAGGCGAGGCGGCAGATGGAGCGCGACCTGCACGACGGGGTCCAGACCGGGCTGTCGGCGCTGGCCATGCAGCTCGCCGCCGCCCACGCGCTGTCCGGCGACGACACGCTCCGGGCCTGTCGCGACCTGCTCGACGGGGTCCTCGGTGACCTGCGGATGTTCGTCCGCGGCATCAACCCCGCGGTGCTGGAGGCCGACGGCCTCGGCGGCGCGCTCCGGGCCGTCGCCGAACGCTTCCCCGGCCTGGTCGACGTCGAGGCCGACGACGTGCGCTACCGGCCGCAGGTCGAGCAGGCGCTGTTCTTCACGCTCAACGAGGCGGTGGCCAACGCGGTCCGGCACGCCGGTGCGTCCCGGATCCTGGTCCGGGTCGACGCCGAGCCCGACTGGCTCACCGGCAGCGTGTCCGACGACGGCAGTGGCACCGCGCAGTGGTCGCCGACCGGCGGGCTGGCCGGTATCCGCGACCGCATCGAGCTGGTGGGCGGCACGGTCGAACTCGACAGCGCCCCCAGGTCCGGCACGCGGGTCTGCGTGCGGGTGCCGATGCAGATGGCCGCGGCCGAGTAA
- a CDS encoding response regulator transcription factor, producing MRIVVADDAVLLREGLVRLLAEDGHEVVAAVGDGPSLVAAVVTHRPDVSVVDVRMPPSHTDEGLRAALSARAQVPGSPVLVLSQYVEAAYAKDLLADGKDAIGYLLKDRVAKVAEFLDAVRRVAAGGTVLDPQVVAQLLHTNPLDALTGRERELLGLMAEGHSNTAIAGRLVLSASAVEKHIGNIFAKLGLPPDDAQHRRVRAVLAYLNVGGS from the coding sequence CTGCGGATCGTCGTGGCCGACGACGCGGTGCTGCTGCGCGAGGGCCTGGTGCGGCTCCTGGCCGAGGACGGCCACGAGGTGGTGGCCGCGGTCGGTGACGGTCCGTCACTGGTCGCGGCGGTGGTGACCCACCGTCCGGACGTATCGGTGGTCGACGTGCGGATGCCTCCGTCCCATACCGATGAGGGGCTGCGCGCCGCCCTGTCGGCCCGCGCGCAGGTCCCGGGCTCCCCCGTGCTCGTGCTGAGCCAGTACGTCGAGGCCGCCTACGCGAAGGACCTGCTGGCCGACGGGAAGGACGCCATCGGGTATCTCCTGAAGGACCGGGTGGCGAAGGTCGCCGAGTTTCTCGACGCGGTGCGCCGGGTCGCGGCCGGCGGGACGGTGCTGGACCCGCAGGTCGTCGCGCAGCTTCTGCACACCAACCCGCTCGACGCGCTCACCGGGCGTGAGCGCGAGCTGCTCGGGCTGATGGCCGAGGGCCACTCGAACACCGCGATCGCCGGGCGGCTCGTGCTCTCGGCGAGCGCGGTCGAGAAGCACATCGGGAACATCTTCGCCAAGCTCGGCCTCCCGCCCGACGACGCCCAGCACCGCCGGGTCCGCGCGGTTCTCGCCTACCTGAACGTCGGCGGTTCGTAG
- a CDS encoding sensor histidine kinase, translating to MSALVVVSAPVVRTVRRTVLESLYLLTGPAVAVAGLVLAVGGLVAGVLGSLLRGGRPIGALFFAPARWIGDVERRRIGLVRPPAVPNRRPASGALPDRPGPARWLDAAHPAIVLPIALVTAPLTALWWFVALGTATAPIRNAYADGPLPPMTVRAGSTDSHVDLSLGLPSPDRRMLFGLCLGLVLLATLPLLTRVCVVVQAGLGRALLSDASARHGRIRGLEQERDTARAQTAAAVSAEATALRGLERDIHDGPQQRLVRLALELGRAQHHLGTRPETVREALADAVVQAQEALEELRALSRGIAPPILVDRGLREAVTALAARSTVPVEVDADGRVDPAVETTAYFVVAEALTNVAKHSGARHCTVVLRPGRITVTDDGVGGAAIDKGHGLRGLDDRVRAAGGRLRVESPAGGPTTITAELR from the coding sequence GTGTCCGCGTTGGTCGTCGTGAGCGCTCCGGTCGTCCGGACCGTGCGCCGGACCGTGCTCGAGTCGCTCTATCTGCTGACCGGGCCGGCGGTCGCGGTCGCCGGGCTGGTGCTGGCGGTCGGCGGCCTGGTCGCCGGGGTGCTCGGGTCGCTGCTGCGCGGCGGCCGGCCGATCGGCGCGCTGTTCTTCGCCCCGGCCCGGTGGATCGGCGACGTCGAGCGCCGCCGGATCGGCCTCGTCCGGCCGCCCGCCGTCCCGAACCGCCGGCCGGCCTCCGGCGCCCTCCCCGACCGACCAGGCCCAGCGCGCTGGCTCGACGCCGCCCACCCGGCCATCGTGCTGCCGATCGCGCTCGTCACGGCCCCGCTCACCGCCCTCTGGTGGTTCGTCGCGCTCGGCACCGCGACCGCGCCGATCCGCAACGCCTACGCCGACGGGCCGCTCCCGCCGATGACGGTCCGGGCCGGCAGCACCGACTCCCACGTCGACCTGAGCCTCGGCCTGCCCTCCCCCGACCGCCGGATGCTCTTCGGCCTCTGCCTCGGCCTCGTCCTGCTGGCCACGCTGCCGCTGCTCACCCGCGTCTGCGTCGTCGTCCAAGCCGGGCTGGGCCGGGCGCTGCTGTCCGACGCCTCGGCCCGGCACGGCCGGATCCGCGGCCTCGAACAGGAACGCGACACGGCCCGCGCCCAGACCGCCGCCGCCGTCTCGGCCGAGGCCACCGCACTCCGAGGCCTCGAACGCGACATCCACGACGGCCCGCAGCAGCGTCTCGTCCGCCTGGCCCTGGAGCTCGGACGGGCGCAGCACCATCTCGGCACCCGGCCGGAGACGGTCCGGGAGGCGCTGGCCGACGCCGTCGTCCAGGCCCAGGAGGCGCTCGAGGAGCTGCGCGCGCTCTCGCGCGGGATCGCCCCGCCGATCCTCGTCGACCGCGGGCTCCGCGAGGCGGTGACCGCGCTGGCCGCGCGCTCGACGGTCCCGGTCGAGGTCGACGCGGACGGACGCGTGGACCCGGCGGTCGAGACGACCGCGTACTTCGTGGTCGCCGAGGCCCTGACCAACGTGGCCAAGCACAGCGGCGCCCGCCACTGCACGGTGGTCCTGCGCCCGGGCCGGATCACGGTCACCGACGACGGCGTCGGCGGGGCCGCGATCGACAAGGGTCACGGCCTGCGCGGGCTCGACGACCGCGTCCGCGCGGCCGGCGGCCGGCTGCGGGTCGAGAGCCCGGCCGGGGGCCCGACGACGATCACCGCGGAACTCCGGTGA